In Grus americana isolate bGruAme1 unplaced genomic scaffold, bGruAme1.mat H_30, whole genome shotgun sequence, one DNA window encodes the following:
- the LOC129200288 gene encoding 40S ribosomal protein S11, whose protein sequence is MADTQTERAYQKQPTIFQNKKRVLLGEGGKEKLPRYYKNIGLGFKTPKEAIEGTYIDKKCPFTGNVSIRGRILSGVVTKMKMQRTIVIRRDYLHYIRKYNRFEKRHKNMSVHLSPCFRDVQIGDIVTVGECRPLSKTVRFNVLKVTKAAGTKKQFQKF, encoded by the exons ATGGCGGACACGCAG ACCGAGCGGGCCTACCAGAAGCAGCCCACCATCTTCCAGAACAAGAAGCGGGTGCTGCTGGGCGAGGGTGGCAAGGAGAAGCTCCCCCGCTACTACAAAAATATCGGCCTGGGCTTCAAGACTCCCAAGGAG GCGATCGAGGGCACCTACATCGACAAGAAGTGTCCCTTCACTGGTAATGTCTCTATCCGTGGCCGAATCCTGTCAG GTGTGGTTACCAAGATGAAGATGCAGCGCACCATCGTCATCCGCCGGGACTACCTGCATTACATCCGCAAGTACAACCGCTTCGAGAAGCGCCACAAGAACATGTCTGTGCACCTCTCCCCCTGCTTCAG GGACGTCCAGATCGGGGACATTGTCACCGTGGGAGAGTGTCGTCCCCTCAGCAAGACGGTCCGGTTCAATGTCCTCAAAGTCACGAAGGCTGCTGGTACCAAGAAGCAGTTccagaagttttaa